One genomic segment of Photobacterium sp. DA100 includes these proteins:
- the glnG gene encoding nitrogen regulation protein NR(I): MSKGLIWVVDDDSSIRWVLERTLNAAGLKCETFANADSVVEALERSVPDVLVSDIRMPGMDGFSLLKVLQTDYPTLPVIIMTAHSDLDAAVNAYQEGAFEYLPKPFDIDEAVSLVERAVTHSQEQKRQQQPETIEKNAPEIIGEAPAMQEVFRAIGRLSRSSISVLINGESGTGKELVAHALHRHSPRSHKEFIALNMAAIPKDLIESELFGHEKGAFTGANNVRQGRFEQANGGTLFLDEIGDMPLDIQTRLLRVLADGQFYRVGGHSPVNVDVRIIAATHQNLERLVADGDFREDLFHRLNVIRVHLPALKDRRQDIPQLTRHFLKRASDELGVEVKTLHPDTEEALTTLDWPGNVRQLENTCRWLTVMASGKEILPADLPPELIAPSQPEAGEGGHQHWHHALEKWAFDNLRQGHQNLLGEALPEFEKILLEAALEHTHGHKQEAARLLGWGRNTLTRKLKELNVVTD, from the coding sequence ATGAGCAAAGGACTAATTTGGGTCGTTGATGACGACAGCTCAATCCGCTGGGTACTGGAGCGGACCCTCAATGCAGCCGGACTGAAATGTGAAACCTTCGCCAATGCCGACAGCGTGGTCGAAGCCCTGGAGCGCAGCGTACCCGACGTACTGGTCTCCGATATCCGCATGCCGGGGATGGATGGTTTTTCGTTGCTCAAGGTGCTACAGACCGATTACCCCACCCTGCCGGTCATCATCATGACCGCCCATTCCGATCTCGATGCCGCGGTGAACGCCTACCAGGAAGGGGCCTTCGAATACCTACCCAAGCCATTCGATATCGATGAGGCCGTAAGCCTGGTCGAGCGTGCCGTCACCCACAGCCAGGAGCAGAAGCGCCAGCAGCAGCCGGAGACGATAGAAAAGAATGCGCCGGAGATCATCGGCGAGGCACCCGCAATGCAGGAGGTGTTCCGAGCCATCGGCCGTCTGTCCCGCTCTTCGATATCGGTACTGATCAACGGTGAGTCCGGTACCGGTAAAGAACTGGTTGCCCATGCGCTGCACCGTCACAGCCCACGCAGCCACAAGGAGTTCATTGCCCTCAATATGGCGGCAATTCCCAAAGACCTGATCGAATCGGAGCTGTTTGGCCACGAAAAAGGCGCCTTTACCGGTGCCAACAATGTCCGCCAGGGCCGTTTCGAACAGGCCAACGGCGGTACCCTGTTCCTTGATGAAATCGGTGATATGCCGCTGGATATCCAGACCCGCTTGCTGAGGGTACTGGCCGACGGCCAGTTCTACCGCGTCGGCGGCCACTCGCCGGTCAATGTCGATGTCCGGATCATTGCCGCCACCCACCAGAACCTCGAGCGGTTGGTCGCCGACGGGGATTTCCGCGAAGATCTGTTCCACCGCCTCAACGTGATCCGGGTCCACCTGCCTGCGCTCAAAGACCGCCGCCAGGACATTCCGCAACTGACCCGCCACTTTCTCAAGCGCGCTTCCGATGAGCTGGGGGTCGAGGTCAAAACCCTCCACCCGGATACCGAGGAGGCCCTGACGACGCTGGACTGGCCGGGCAATGTCCGCCAGCTGGAAAACACTTGTCGTTGGCTCACCGTCATGGCCAGCGGCAAGGAAATCCTGCCGGCCGACTTGCCGCCGGAGCTGATTGCCCCGAGCCAGCCGGAAGCCGGCGAGGGTGGCCACCAGCATTGGCACCATGCATTGGAAAAATGGGCCTTCGACAACTTGCGCCAGGGCCATCAGAACCTGCTTGGCGAAGCATTACCGGAGTTTGAGAAAATTCTGCTGGAAGCGGCGCTAGAGCACACCCACGGCCATAAACAGGAAGCGGCCCGTCTGCTGGGCTGGGGACGCAACACCCTGACCCGCAAGCTCAAAGAGCTCAACGTCGTGACAGATTAA
- the hemN gene encoding oxygen-independent coproporphyrinogen III oxidase produces MSNEQIIWDQALIEKYNYSGPRYTSYPTALEFHEAFTPAEFDMACAQYPERNLSLYVHIPFCHKLCYYCGCNKIITRHQHKADQYLDALEQEIRQRAALLGERTVSQLHWGGGTPTFLTKPQVSRLMGLLREQFTFAPDAEISIEVDPREIELDMLDHLRSEGFNRLSIGVQDFNKEVQKLVNREQDEAFIFAMAERARELGFRSTNLDLIYGLPKQTPELFAQTLEQVLTMRPGRLSIFNYAHMPKLFAAQRKIKEADLPQANEKLTILQQTIATLTGAGYQFIGMDHFALPEDELAVAQREGILHRNFQGYTTQGDCDLLGLGVSAISMIGDCYAQNQKELKQYYASVGEKREALWKGVSLDGDDLLRREVIKSLICNFHLDKTAIEQQFGIEFDSYFAEDIELLQTFINDGLVEVSDTAIDVVPKGRLLIRNICMSFDKYLRHRARQQQFSRVI; encoded by the coding sequence ATGTCAAATGAGCAGATTATTTGGGATCAGGCCCTAATCGAAAAATATAACTATTCGGGGCCGCGCTATACCTCTTACCCGACGGCGTTGGAGTTTCACGAAGCGTTCACGCCCGCGGAATTTGACATGGCGTGTGCCCAGTATCCTGAGCGCAACCTGTCTTTGTATGTTCATATCCCGTTCTGCCACAAGCTGTGCTACTACTGTGGCTGTAACAAAATTATCACCCGCCACCAGCACAAGGCCGATCAGTACCTTGATGCGCTGGAGCAGGAGATCCGCCAGCGTGCGGCGCTGCTGGGCGAGCGAACTGTCAGCCAGCTGCACTGGGGTGGTGGTACGCCGACGTTCCTGACCAAGCCGCAGGTGAGCCGCCTGATGGGATTGCTGCGCGAGCAGTTTACCTTTGCGCCCGATGCCGAGATCAGTATCGAGGTTGATCCGCGCGAAATTGAGTTAGATATGCTTGACCACCTGCGGAGCGAGGGGTTCAACCGCCTGAGTATCGGGGTACAGGACTTCAACAAAGAAGTTCAGAAGTTGGTTAACCGAGAGCAGGACGAAGCCTTTATTTTCGCCATGGCTGAACGCGCCCGCGAGCTGGGTTTCCGTTCGACCAACCTGGATTTGATCTACGGGCTGCCAAAGCAGACCCCTGAATTGTTTGCCCAGACGCTGGAGCAGGTGCTGACCATGCGCCCGGGTCGCCTGTCTATTTTCAACTATGCCCATATGCCGAAGCTGTTTGCTGCCCAGCGCAAGATCAAGGAGGCGGATCTACCGCAGGCCAATGAGAAGCTGACCATTTTGCAGCAGACCATCGCCACTCTGACCGGCGCCGGCTACCAGTTTATTGGAATGGATCATTTTGCCTTGCCGGAAGATGAACTGGCTGTTGCCCAGCGCGAAGGGATCTTGCACCGCAACTTCCAGGGCTATACCACCCAGGGGGACTGTGATCTGCTGGGGCTGGGGGTATCGGCGATTTCGATGATTGGTGATTGCTATGCCCAGAACCAGAAAGAGCTGAAGCAATACTACGCCAGCGTCGGCGAAAAGCGCGAAGCGCTGTGGAAAGGGGTTTCGCTGGACGGCGATGACCTGCTGCGCCGCGAGGTGATCAAGTCTTTGATCTGTAACTTCCATTTGGATAAAACCGCGATTGAGCAGCAGTTTGGTATCGAGTTCGATAGCTATTTTGCCGAAGATATCGAGTTGCTGCAGACCTTCATTAACGACGGGCTGGTTGAGGTGAGCGATACCGCGATTGATGTCGTGCCGAAGGGCCGCTTGCTGATCCGCAATATCTGTATGAGCTTTGATAAGTACCTGCGCCACCGCGCCCGTCAGCAGCAGTTCTCTCGGGTGATTTAA
- a CDS encoding DUF2489 domain-containing protein translates to MTLWLGLAGLIVAVLASYAGYLLYKLYQQTQRHKAFLARAQRQQEEGIKQRNANIMESVLIIAEAGKQDECDMSEIAIRLYKLMEVLQGDHQVDFASQYPAMHELYQVVKDMPRGEQRKTLAKKERMQLDLVRMKAEARLLDTIKSELDLILAAKPAA, encoded by the coding sequence ATGACATTGTGGCTAGGACTGGCCGGCCTGATTGTTGCGGTACTGGCAAGCTATGCCGGCTATTTGTTGTATAAACTTTACCAGCAGACCCAGCGCCACAAGGCGTTTCTTGCCCGCGCCCAGCGCCAGCAGGAAGAAGGGATCAAGCAGCGCAATGCCAACATCATGGAAAGCGTCTTGATCATCGCCGAAGCTGGCAAGCAGGATGAGTGCGATATGTCAGAAATTGCCATCCGCCTGTACAAACTGATGGAGGTCCTGCAGGGCGATCATCAGGTTGACTTTGCCAGCCAGTACCCGGCGATGCACGAGCTATATCAGGTGGTGAAGGACATGCCTCGCGGTGAGCAGCGCAAGACCCTGGCCAAAAAAGAGCGGATGCAGCTGGATTTGGTCAGGATGAAGGCCGAAGCCCGCCTGCTGGACACCATCAAGTCTGAGTTGGACTTGATCTTGGCGGCCAAGCCAGCCGCTTGA
- the yihI gene encoding Der GTPase-activating protein YihI yields MTRKKRSRTTGMSDQVVTVKTRTQHDLDGLQRKKDRKRKGLKSGSRHSVVTPEDARKAAQRKDPRHGSKKAIPLIVEPKKPMTKQQRRMSAEQELQMLENDAQLMILLDRLEAGEKLGAGLQKQVDQKLDRIEQLMNQLGLLDEDEPEMEEVATRGPRSDDDLLDQFENMDYDDFDKE; encoded by the coding sequence ATGACCCGTAAGAAAAGAAGCCGTACTACCGGGATGTCCGATCAGGTAGTCACCGTAAAGACCCGCACCCAGCACGACCTTGATGGTCTGCAGCGTAAGAAAGATCGTAAGCGCAAAGGCCTGAAATCTGGTAGCCGCCACTCAGTGGTAACGCCAGAAGATGCCCGCAAAGCCGCCCAGCGTAAAGATCCACGCCATGGCAGCAAGAAAGCGATCCCATTGATTGTCGAGCCGAAGAAGCCGATGACCAAGCAGCAGCGTCGCATGAGCGCCGAGCAGGAGCTGCAGATGCTGGAAAATGATGCCCAGCTAATGATACTGCTTGATCGCCTTGAGGCCGGTGAGAAACTGGGCGCAGGCCTGCAGAAGCAAGTTGACCAGAAGCTGGACCGTATCGAGCAGCTGATGAACCAGCTAGGTTTGCTGGACGAAGACGAGCCGGAGATGGAAGAGGTAGCGACTCGCGGTCCTCGTTCCGATGACGATTTGCTCGATCAGTTCGAAAACATGGACTACGACGATTTCGACAAGGAGTAA
- a CDS encoding class I SAM-dependent methyltransferase, with the protein MAPCPLCQSRSTAPFFEDRRRHYIRCGECALIFADPESRLSPQEEKAHYDLHENNPEDLGYRRFLARLAEPLMERLGSAPLCGLDFGCGPGPTLSLMLAEAGHKMAVYDPYFADEPAVLETQYDFVTCTEAIEHFYTPAKEWGQLVGMVKPGGWLGLMTKLARDADAFAQWHYKNDPTHVSFFSRETFHYLAQRDGLAVEFVGNDVILLRKTQ; encoded by the coding sequence ATGGCCCCATGTCCGTTGTGCCAGAGCCGAAGCACTGCGCCGTTTTTTGAAGATCGGCGCCGACACTACATCCGCTGTGGGGAGTGTGCATTGATTTTTGCTGATCCCGAGTCGAGATTGTCGCCGCAAGAAGAGAAAGCACACTATGATTTGCATGAGAATAACCCGGAAGACTTGGGCTACCGGCGTTTTCTCGCCCGGTTGGCTGAGCCGCTGATGGAACGTCTCGGCAGTGCGCCGCTCTGCGGTTTGGATTTTGGTTGCGGCCCCGGCCCGACCCTGTCGCTGATGCTGGCGGAAGCCGGTCACAAGATGGCGGTCTATGATCCGTATTTTGCCGATGAGCCTGCCGTGTTGGAGACGCAATATGACTTTGTGACCTGTACGGAAGCAATCGAACACTTTTATACGCCTGCGAAGGAGTGGGGGCAGCTGGTTGGTATGGTAAAGCCCGGTGGTTGGCTGGGCCTGATGACCAAACTGGCACGAGATGCAGATGCCTTTGCGCAATGGCATTACAAGAACGATCCGACCCACGTGAGCTTTTTTAGCCGCGAAACATTCCACTATCTGGCCCAACGAGATGGCCTGGCGGTGGAATTTGTCGGGAATGATGTAATTTTGCTGAGGAAAACCCAGTAA
- a CDS encoding c-type cytochrome gives MKKLALILTLLASCSALAQGDAEAGKAKAATCAACHGADGNSIMAQYPKIAGQHAGYLEKQLKDFKLAMSTGGAQGRNDPVMGGMAMPLTEQDMADLAAYYASLPISDSTTPEASIEIGQTLYRFGDAERGVTACTACHGPRGNGTSLSGFPKISGQNAEYVKLQLEKFRDGQRGNDMSAMMRAVAAKLTDDEITALSQYVGGLH, from the coding sequence ATGAAGAAATTAGCACTGATATTGACTCTGCTGGCCAGTTGCTCAGCCTTGGCCCAGGGAGACGCAGAAGCCGGAAAGGCGAAAGCCGCGACATGTGCCGCCTGCCATGGTGCAGATGGCAATAGTATAATGGCGCAATACCCGAAGATTGCCGGTCAGCATGCAGGCTATCTTGAAAAACAGCTCAAGGATTTCAAACTTGCGATGAGTACTGGTGGCGCACAGGGGCGTAACGACCCTGTGATGGGCGGGATGGCGATGCCGCTGACCGAGCAGGACATGGCCGATCTGGCCGCTTACTACGCTTCACTACCGATCTCCGATAGCACCACGCCCGAGGCATCGATTGAAATCGGCCAAACCCTATACCGTTTCGGTGATGCCGAGCGCGGCGTAACGGCGTGCACGGCATGTCACGGTCCGCGGGGCAACGGCACCAGCCTGTCCGGTTTCCCTAAAATCTCTGGCCAGAATGCCGAATACGTCAAGCTGCAGCTGGAGAAATTCCGTGATGGCCAGCGTGGCAATGATATGAGCGCCATGATGCGTGCGGTGGCAGCCAAGCTTACCGACGACGAAATTACCGCCTTGTCACAGTACGTTGGCGGCTTGCACTAA
- the yihA gene encoding ribosome biogenesis GTP-binding protein YihA/YsxC: MNQPLNYRNTGFITSAPTIRHLPNDTGVEIAFAGRSNAGKSSALNRITDQKSLARTSKTPGRTQLINMFEVVPGCNLIDLPGYGYAQVPLEMKLKWQESLGEYLQKRECLQGLVVLMDIRHPLKDLDQQMIMWAIESRLPVLVLLTKADKLKSGARKQQLMKVRDSVKAFGGDVQVEAFSSLKGIGVDQVRRKLDDWFAPELERQLAMLEENEAQDDE, from the coding sequence GTGAATCAACCTCTCAACTATAGAAACACAGGATTTATCACAAGTGCACCGACAATCCGACACTTGCCAAACGACACAGGCGTTGAGATCGCATTTGCTGGCCGCTCCAATGCAGGTAAGTCGAGTGCCCTAAACCGCATCACCGACCAAAAGAGCCTGGCCCGAACATCAAAAACGCCGGGGCGCACCCAGCTGATCAATATGTTCGAGGTGGTACCTGGCTGTAATTTGATTGACCTTCCGGGCTACGGCTATGCCCAGGTGCCGCTAGAAATGAAGCTGAAGTGGCAGGAGTCTTTGGGCGAGTACCTGCAAAAGCGTGAATGCCTGCAGGGACTGGTTGTACTGATGGATATCCGCCACCCGCTCAAAGATCTGGATCAGCAGATGATCATGTGGGCGATCGAGAGCCGCCTGCCGGTACTGGTTCTGCTGACCAAGGCCGACAAGCTCAAGAGCGGTGCCCGCAAGCAGCAGCTAATGAAAGTACGCGACAGCGTCAAGGCATTCGGGGGCGACGTGCAAGTTGAGGCCTTCTCGTCACTTAAAGGGATCGGGGTAGATCAAGTCCGCCGCAAACTGGATGACTGGTTTGCCCCCGAGCTCGAACGCCAACTGGCGATGCTCGAGGAAAACGAAGCGCAAGACGACGAATAA
- the polA gene encoding DNA polymerase I, with protein MATIPENPLILIDGSSYLYRAYHAAPNFTNSDGEPTGAVYGVVNMLRSMLRQFSTEHIAVIFDAKGKTFRDEMYPEYKANRPPMPDDLRSQIEPLHAVIKAMGLPLISISGVEADDVIGTLACQASKAGMPVLISTGDKDMAQLVDQNITLINTMTDVVMDPAGVVDKFGIGPELIIDYLALMGDKVDNIPGVPGVGEKTAKALLTGIGGLDALYANLDDIPALGFRGSKTMPKKLLEHKDAAYLSYELATIKLDVELDVTPDQLVKTIPDTDELTKLFGQLQFRRWLAEMLDGSDGRIVADEKSAVPAAAAKPVAPVIDRSGYETVLDEAAFNQWLEQLSTADVVAFDTETDGLDYMTANLVGVSFAVEEGKAAYVPVAHDYLDAPAQLDRDWVLAQLKPLLEDPERAKVGQNLKFDASILARYGIEMQGIRFDTMLESYVFNSVVGRHDMDSLSLRYLEHKTISFEDIAGKGKKQLTFNQIDLEQAGPYAAEDADITLRLHNVLVEKVNADEKLKSVFEDIEMPLVPVLSRMERTGVLIDSMLLGAQSTEIAARLDELEKQAFEVAGEEFNLSSPKQLQAILFEKMGLPVLKKTPSGTPSTNEEVLQELALDYPLPKLILEYRSLAKLKSTYTDKLPKMVNPATGRVHTSYHQAVTATGRLSSSDPNLQNIPVRNEEGRRIRQAFIAPTGYKVLAVDYSQIELRIMAHLSGDQALLDAFRHGKDIHAATAAEILGIPLESVSSEQRRRAKAINFGLIYGMSAFGLAKQLDMGRNEAQDYMNVYFERYPGVLEYMESTRNQASEQGYVETLFGRRLHLPDIKSRNGMRRKAAERAAINAPMQGTAADIIKRAMVMVDEWVGQQPEGRVRLLMQVHDELVFEVQESEVDNVSAEVRRLMESAAELAVPLIADAGIGDNWDQAH; from the coding sequence ATGGCAACTATCCCAGAAAATCCACTTATTCTGATTGATGGATCATCTTATCTTTATCGTGCCTACCATGCTGCGCCTAACTTCACTAATTCAGACGGTGAGCCTACCGGTGCGGTTTATGGTGTGGTGAACATGCTGCGCAGTATGTTGCGTCAGTTTTCCACCGAGCACATTGCCGTCATCTTTGATGCGAAAGGAAAAACATTCCGAGATGAGATGTATCCGGAATATAAGGCTAACCGTCCGCCGATGCCGGATGATCTTCGCTCGCAGATCGAGCCGCTTCATGCCGTTATCAAGGCCATGGGCCTGCCGCTGATTTCGATTTCCGGGGTTGAAGCTGATGACGTGATTGGTACCTTGGCCTGCCAGGCTTCAAAAGCCGGCATGCCGGTGTTGATCAGTACCGGTGATAAAGATATGGCCCAGCTGGTTGATCAGAACATTACCTTGATCAACACCATGACCGACGTGGTGATGGATCCGGCTGGGGTGGTTGATAAGTTTGGTATCGGCCCTGAGCTGATCATCGACTACCTTGCCCTGATGGGGGATAAGGTGGATAACATCCCGGGCGTGCCGGGTGTCGGCGAGAAGACGGCCAAGGCCCTGCTGACCGGGATCGGCGGCCTGGATGCCCTGTATGCCAATCTTGACGATATTCCGGCGCTGGGTTTCCGTGGCTCGAAAACCATGCCGAAAAAGCTGCTTGAGCATAAAGACGCGGCGTACCTGTCTTACGAGCTGGCCACCATCAAACTCGATGTCGAGCTCGATGTGACCCCGGATCAGCTGGTGAAGACCATCCCTGACACCGACGAGCTGACCAAGCTGTTTGGCCAGTTGCAGTTCCGTCGCTGGCTGGCGGAAATGCTCGATGGCAGTGACGGCCGTATTGTAGCCGATGAAAAATCTGCCGTGCCGGCGGCGGCAGCCAAACCGGTTGCTCCTGTGATTGACCGCAGTGGCTATGAAACTGTGCTGGATGAAGCGGCATTCAACCAGTGGCTGGAACAGCTGAGTACAGCAGATGTGGTGGCGTTCGATACCGAGACCGACGGTTTGGATTATATGACTGCCAACCTGGTCGGCGTGTCGTTTGCTGTGGAAGAGGGTAAAGCGGCCTATGTGCCGGTCGCCCATGATTACTTGGATGCCCCAGCCCAGCTTGACCGTGATTGGGTACTGGCCCAGCTCAAGCCATTGCTGGAAGATCCTGAGCGTGCCAAGGTTGGCCAGAACCTCAAGTTCGATGCCAGCATTCTTGCCCGCTACGGTATTGAGATGCAGGGGATCCGTTTTGATACCATGCTAGAGTCTTACGTGTTCAACAGTGTGGTGGGGCGCCATGACATGGATAGCCTGTCGCTGCGTTACCTCGAACACAAAACCATCAGCTTCGAAGATATTGCTGGTAAGGGCAAGAAACAGCTGACCTTTAACCAGATTGATCTGGAGCAGGCTGGCCCTTATGCGGCAGAGGATGCCGACATTACCCTGCGCCTGCATAACGTACTGGTTGAAAAAGTAAATGCTGATGAGAAGCTGAAGTCGGTATTCGAAGATATTGAAATGCCGCTGGTGCCGGTCTTGTCGCGCATGGAACGTACCGGGGTGCTGATTGACAGCATGCTGCTTGGTGCGCAGTCGACCGAGATTGCCGCGCGCCTTGATGAACTCGAAAAGCAAGCTTTTGAAGTTGCAGGCGAGGAGTTCAACTTGAGCTCGCCGAAGCAGCTTCAGGCTATATTGTTTGAGAAAATGGGCCTGCCGGTTCTGAAGAAGACCCCGTCGGGTACCCCGTCGACTAATGAAGAAGTCCTGCAGGAGCTGGCGTTGGATTACCCGCTGCCGAAGCTGATTTTGGAATACCGTAGTCTGGCGAAACTGAAGTCGACCTATACTGACAAGCTGCCTAAAATGGTGAATCCGGCAACCGGTCGCGTCCATACCTCTTACCACCAGGCCGTGACAGCAACCGGCCGTTTGTCGTCAAGCGATCCTAACCTGCAGAACATCCCGGTTCGGAACGAAGAGGGACGTCGTATTCGTCAGGCGTTCATTGCGCCGACCGGCTACAAGGTACTGGCGGTCGATTACTCGCAGATCGAACTGCGTATTATGGCGCACCTGTCGGGTGATCAGGCTCTGCTGGACGCCTTCCGCCATGGTAAGGATATCCACGCCGCAACCGCCGCTGAAATCCTGGGGATCCCGCTGGAATCGGTATCCAGCGAGCAGCGCCGCCGTGCCAAGGCGATCAACTTCGGTCTGATCTACGGCATGAGTGCCTTTGGTCTGGCCAAGCAGCTGGACATGGGGCGTAACGAAGCGCAGGATTACATGAATGTGTACTTCGAGCGTTACCCGGGGGTGCTGGAATACATGGAAAGCACCCGCAACCAGGCCAGCGAGCAGGGCTATGTCGAGACCTTGTTCGGCCGTCGCCTGCACCTGCCTGATATCAAGTCGCGAAACGGTATGCGCCGCAAAGCGGCAGAGCGTGCAGCGATTAATGCCCCGATGCAGGGGACCGCTGCCGATATTATCAAGCGTGCGATGGTGATGGTCGATGAGTGGGTTGGCCAGCAGCCGGAAGGTCGGGTCCGTCTGCTGATGCAAGTTCATGACGAACTTGTATTTGAGGTACAGGAGTCGGAGGTTGACAACGTTTCTGCCGAAGTCCGCCGCTTGATGGAATCTGCTGCCGAATTGGCTGTTCCGCTGATTGCGGATGCCGGGATCGGGGATAACTGGGATCAGGCGCACTAA
- the elbB gene encoding isoprenoid biosynthesis glyoxalase ElbB, giving the protein MKKIAVILSGSGVFDGTEIHEAVLSLLAIEQEGASWHCFAPNMDQHHVINHLTGEEMAESRNVLIEAARIARGQVADLATLDPSHYDALLIPGGFGAAKNLSTFAFKGPECAVHPEVKRVCQQFAEEEKPAGYLCIAPAMIPLIYGPGAKGTIGTDPDTAKAFNQMGGEHIKCPVSDYVLDQKRRLLTTPAYMLAGSISEAAEGINKLVKELVKIA; this is encoded by the coding sequence ATGAAGAAAATCGCGGTTATTTTGAGCGGGTCGGGAGTGTTTGACGGTACAGAAATCCACGAAGCCGTCCTTTCCCTGCTGGCGATTGAGCAGGAAGGAGCCAGCTGGCATTGCTTTGCTCCGAATATGGATCAGCACCATGTGATTAACCACCTAACCGGCGAAGAAATGGCAGAGTCACGGAATGTTTTGATCGAAGCTGCCCGGATCGCCCGCGGCCAAGTTGCCGATCTGGCGACTCTGGATCCGAGCCACTATGATGCCCTGCTGATCCCCGGCGGCTTCGGGGCGGCCAAAAACCTGTCGACCTTTGCCTTCAAGGGGCCCGAATGTGCCGTCCACCCCGAAGTCAAACGGGTATGCCAGCAGTTTGCCGAAGAAGAAAAGCCCGCCGGTTACCTGTGCATCGCCCCAGCCATGATCCCGCTGATCTATGGCCCTGGAGCCAAAGGGACGATTGGGACCGATCCGGATACCGCCAAGGCCTTCAACCAAATGGGCGGTGAACACATCAAGTGCCCGGTCAGCGACTACGTACTGGATCAAAAACGCCGCTTGCTGACAACCCCTGCCTATATGCTGGCCGGCAGTATTTCCGAAGCCGCTGAGGGGATCAACAAACTGGTCAAAGAGTTAGTCAAGATTGCCTGA
- a CDS encoding GNAT family N-acetyltransferase, with translation MHIREASIEEAATVLAAITEFARPASEEDIKERLRGHRVLILVAEINDEMVGVKIGYQLSEDCFYSWLGGVAPAGRRGGVAQALLEAQEEWVVAQGYQQLRVKSRNRFPAMLRLLLRNGYQVEHLEKKEGIEDYRLHFVKQLNDNNSQ, from the coding sequence ATGCATATCCGTGAGGCCAGTATTGAAGAAGCGGCCACAGTGTTGGCCGCCATTACTGAGTTTGCCCGCCCTGCATCAGAGGAAGACATCAAGGAAAGACTCCGTGGCCACCGAGTCCTGATTTTGGTGGCCGAGATTAATGACGAAATGGTCGGGGTAAAAATCGGCTATCAGCTGTCGGAAGACTGCTTTTACAGCTGGCTGGGCGGTGTGGCGCCGGCAGGCCGCCGTGGTGGGGTGGCTCAGGCCCTGCTCGAAGCGCAGGAAGAGTGGGTGGTAGCACAAGGCTACCAGCAGCTGAGGGTGAAATCCCGTAACCGTTTCCCCGCCATGCTGCGTTTGCTATTGAGAAATGGCTACCAGGTTGAGCATCTGGAGAAGAAAGAGGGAATAGAAGATTATCGTCTGCATTTCGTCAAACAACTAAATGACAATAACTCTCAATAA
- a CDS encoding 7-cyano-7-deazaguanine/7-aminomethyl-7-deazaguanine transporter, protein MTTSQFSPAQQRKALSFLVVFHLLIIASSNYLVQLPFTVMGFHTTWGAFTFPFIFLATDLTVRIFGAAMARQIILRVMLPALLISYVLSVLFYQGEYQGIGHLGEFNLFVARIAIASFMAYLLGQIMDVSVFNRLRQTKQWWVAPSCSTLFGNALDTLAFFSIAFYNSPDPFMAANWVEIALVDYGFKLLISLGLFVPMYGVLLNYLIRKLTTLPAVQPDSERQAPNTQRA, encoded by the coding sequence ATGACGACTTCTCAATTTTCGCCTGCGCAGCAGCGTAAGGCCCTTTCTTTCTTGGTGGTTTTCCACCTGCTGATCATCGCATCGAGCAACTACCTGGTTCAGCTTCCTTTTACCGTGATGGGTTTCCATACGACATGGGGCGCCTTTACCTTCCCGTTTATCTTTTTGGCGACTGACTTGACGGTGCGCATCTTCGGGGCGGCCATGGCTAGGCAGATCATCTTGCGGGTCATGTTGCCGGCGCTGCTGATTTCCTATGTCCTGTCGGTGCTCTTCTATCAGGGCGAGTATCAGGGGATCGGCCACCTCGGTGAGTTCAACCTGTTCGTCGCGCGGATCGCGATTGCCAGCTTCATGGCTTACTTGCTGGGCCAGATCATGGATGTGTCGGTGTTTAACCGCTTGCGCCAGACCAAGCAGTGGTGGGTGGCCCCGAGCTGCTCGACCTTGTTTGGGAATGCCCTCGATACCCTGGCCTTCTTCTCGATTGCGTTCTACAACAGCCCGGATCCGTTTATGGCGGCGAACTGGGTTGAGATCGCGCTGGTGGACTACGGCTTTAAACTGCTGATCAGCCTTGGCCTGTTTGTCCCGATGTATGGTGTGCTGCTCAACTACCTGATCCGTAAACTGACGACCCTGCCAGCCGTGCAGCCGGACAGTGAACGCCAAGCGCCCAATACTCAGAGGGCCTAG